A stretch of Prosthecodimorpha staleyi DNA encodes these proteins:
- a CDS encoding alpha-ketoacid dehydrogenase subunit beta produces the protein MPRKSFRQALNEAMRLEMRRDPRVFVMGEDVAGGKGASGEQDAWGGAFGVTKGLLAEFGPERVRDTPITESAFVGAAAGAAMTGLRPVVEIMFVDFMGVCFDQIFNQAAKFRYMFGGKAVTPMVLRATFGAGTRSASQHSQALYPLFTHIPGLKVVVPSSPYDAKGLLIQAIRDDDPVIFLEHKAMYDDMGEVPDGAYVVPFGEAGVLRDGGDVTIVAYGRMVGRAMEAAARLARDGIEATVVDPRTTSPIDIDTIVETLEETGRLVIVDEAYPRCGMASDIAGIVAEEAFGLLKAPIQKVTPPHAPVPYAPELEAAYIPSVEKIEAAVRKAVGWTR, from the coding sequence ATGCCGAGGAAGTCCTTCCGACAGGCGCTGAACGAGGCGATGCGGCTGGAGATGCGGCGCGATCCGCGGGTCTTCGTCATGGGCGAGGATGTCGCCGGCGGGAAAGGAGCGTCAGGCGAGCAGGATGCCTGGGGCGGTGCCTTCGGGGTCACCAAGGGGCTGCTCGCCGAATTCGGCCCCGAGCGGGTGCGCGACACGCCGATCACCGAAAGCGCCTTCGTGGGCGCCGCCGCCGGCGCTGCGATGACGGGCCTGCGGCCGGTGGTCGAGATCATGTTCGTCGATTTCATGGGCGTCTGCTTCGACCAGATCTTCAACCAGGCCGCCAAGTTCCGCTACATGTTCGGCGGCAAGGCCGTCACCCCCATGGTGCTGCGCGCCACCTTCGGGGCCGGCACGCGCTCGGCCAGCCAGCACAGCCAGGCGCTCTACCCGCTTTTCACCCACATTCCGGGCCTGAAGGTCGTGGTGCCATCCTCGCCCTATGACGCCAAGGGCCTGCTCATCCAGGCGATCCGCGACGACGACCCGGTCATCTTCCTCGAACACAAGGCGATGTATGACGACATGGGCGAGGTGCCGGACGGCGCCTATGTGGTGCCCTTCGGCGAGGCCGGCGTGCTGCGCGACGGCGGCGATGTCACCATCGTGGCCTATGGCCGCATGGTCGGCCGCGCCATGGAGGCGGCGGCCCGGCTCGCCCGCGACGGCATCGAGGCGACGGTGGTCGACCCGCGCACGACCTCGCCCATCGACATCGACACGATCGTCGAGACGCTCGAAGAGACCGGCCGGCTCGTCATCGTCGACGAGGCCTATCCGCGCTGCGGGATGGCCTCCGACATCGCCGGCATCGTCGCCGAGGAGGCTTTCGGCCTGCTGAAGGCGCCGATCCAGAAGGTCACGCCGCCGCATGCCCCGGTGCCCTATGCGCCGGAGCTCGAGGCCGCCTACATCCCGAGCGTCGAGAAGATCGAGGCGGCGGTCCGCAAGGCCGTCGGGTGGACCCGATGA
- a CDS encoding ABC transporter substrate-binding protein encodes MTAKGWTSAVAFALALGVAGEALAQAPACEPAKLATKYPSLVGKTIKFGADPQTPPYTMRDGADFNKIIGADTDLARAVFDCQGIKYEIFLGGWSGLLPATISGQIDVFWNNLYYTAERAKQVDYVLYMQAGTGALTQAGNPKKIGGLDQTCGTTAAAGLGTVEEAALKKEDEKCKAAGKPGVTVMTYPDLAAGIRLVQTGRADIMMTDLAIVESLAIDNPQTYARAFKILTGFTIGAAVKNGNDELLKAIYEGLVAVQASGGQKAIFQKYKIDPDLQVAAEIKKD; translated from the coding sequence ATGACGGCCAAAGGATGGACTTCCGCAGTCGCATTCGCTCTCGCGCTCGGCGTGGCCGGCGAGGCGCTGGCCCAAGCCCCGGCCTGCGAGCCGGCAAAGTTGGCCACAAAGTATCCGAGCCTCGTCGGAAAGACGATCAAGTTCGGCGCCGATCCGCAGACCCCGCCCTACACCATGCGTGATGGCGCGGACTTCAACAAGATCATCGGCGCCGATACCGATCTGGCCCGGGCGGTGTTCGACTGTCAGGGCATCAAGTACGAGATCTTCCTCGGTGGCTGGTCCGGCCTGCTGCCGGCGACCATTTCCGGCCAGATCGACGTATTCTGGAACAATCTCTACTACACGGCCGAGCGCGCCAAGCAGGTCGACTACGTGCTCTACATGCAGGCCGGCACGGGCGCCCTGACCCAGGCCGGCAATCCCAAGAAGATCGGCGGGCTGGATCAGACCTGCGGCACCACCGCGGCGGCCGGCCTCGGCACGGTCGAGGAAGCCGCCCTCAAGAAGGAAGACGAGAAGTGCAAGGCGGCCGGCAAGCCCGGCGTCACCGTGATGACCTATCCGGACCTCGCCGCCGGCATCCGGCTCGTCCAGACCGGCCGCGCGGACATCATGATGACCGACCTCGCGATCGTCGAATCCCTCGCCATCGACAACCCGCAGACCTATGCCCGCGCCTTCAAGATCCTGACCGGCTTCACCATCGGGGCGGCGGTCAAGAACGGCAACGACGAGCTGCTCAAGGCGATCTACGAGGGCCTCGTGGCCGTCCAGGCGAGCGGCGGTCAGAAGGCGATCTTCCAGAAATACAAGATCGATCCGGACCTGCAGGTCGCGGCCGAAATCAAGAAGGACTGA
- a CDS encoding thiamine pyrophosphate-dependent dehydrogenase E1 component subunit alpha, with product MQLARADLLKAYRTMALIRVFEERVQREMSSGDIPGSTHLYAGQEASAVGISMHLTDIDRVASTHRGHGHSIAKGCDVDGMMAEIFARATGICHGKGGSMHIADLDKGMLGANGIVGGAPPLACGAALTAKLTGSGAVAVAYTGDGGFNQGTTAESLNLARVWDLPVIFAIEDNGFAEATASSWAVAGDIVVRAAGYGIPAERVDGTDVFAVHEAAGRAVARGRAGEGPTVLHITVPRYLGHFSGDADTYRTPAEKQSMRSERDCLKVFRAKVVPAGLIDEAELDAIDAEAAASVEGAVVAARAAPRPDPATVATDVYVSYP from the coding sequence ATGCAGCTTGCCAGGGCAGACCTCCTGAAGGCCTACAGGACCATGGCGCTGATCCGCGTCTTCGAGGAGCGGGTCCAGCGGGAGATGTCGTCGGGCGACATCCCCGGTTCGACCCACCTCTATGCCGGGCAGGAGGCCTCCGCGGTCGGCATCTCGATGCACCTGACCGATATCGACCGCGTCGCCTCGACCCATCGCGGACATGGCCACTCGATCGCGAAGGGATGCGATGTCGACGGCATGATGGCCGAGATCTTCGCCCGCGCGACCGGCATCTGCCACGGCAAGGGCGGCTCGATGCACATCGCCGATCTCGACAAGGGCATGCTCGGTGCCAACGGCATCGTCGGCGGCGCCCCTCCCCTCGCCTGCGGGGCGGCCCTGACCGCCAAGCTGACCGGCTCCGGCGCCGTGGCGGTCGCCTATACGGGCGACGGTGGCTTCAATCAGGGCACGACCGCGGAATCCCTCAATCTCGCCCGGGTCTGGGACCTTCCGGTGATCTTCGCCATCGAAGACAACGGCTTCGCGGAGGCGACCGCGTCGAGTTGGGCCGTCGCGGGCGACATCGTCGTCCGGGCCGCCGGCTACGGCATCCCGGCCGAACGGGTCGACGGCACCGATGTCTTCGCGGTCCACGAGGCGGCCGGACGCGCGGTGGCGCGCGGCCGCGCCGGCGAGGGACCGACGGTCCTGCACATCACCGTGCCGCGCTATCTCGGCCATTTCAGCGGCGACGCCGACACCTATAGGACCCCGGCCGAAAAGCAGTCGATGCGATCCGAGCGCGACTGCCTGAAGGTCTTCCGCGCCAAGGTCGTGCCGGCCGGCCTGATCGACGAGGCCGAACTCGACGCCATCGATGCCGAGGCGGCGGCCTCGGTCGAGGGCGCCGTCGTGGCGGCCCGCGCCGCACCCCGACCGGATCCCGCCACCGTCGCGACCGACGTCTACGTCTCCTATCCCTGA
- a CDS encoding M20/M25/M40 family metallo-hydrolase — MTAPLAFDAAIEAATPALLAFLDRLVAADSSNPPGDTRSVADLVVDRLSAAGIAPRTVRKVPEKPNVIAVAEGSGPGRHLVFNVHLDTVHPGEVADWSVPLHAATHRDGRIFGLGVGNMKGAVAAQTLAFELLAAHPDAWSGRITFTAVADETVFGPDGAGYLLETESGLIGDAMICGEGPGAMALALAEKGLLWLALDATAPSAQGMLARPLSSAVTRLAAAIAEIDRWNDTTAAPPAEIAAVADHPERDGLRLSVNTGTIAGGRFVSQSATRATAEIDFRIPPGLTIADIEARVDAVIGRIEGLSRRRLKGWEPNWTAASSPIVAAMAAAHGAVRGEAAVPVVRLPASDASRWRRLGVPAVCYGPQADRVSGVDDWVHARDVVDCAKIYVRAALAFLSEPT, encoded by the coding sequence ATGACCGCCCCGCTCGCATTCGATGCCGCCATCGAGGCCGCCACCCCCGCGCTCCTCGCCTTCCTCGACCGGCTGGTCGCCGCCGACAGCAGCAACCCGCCCGGCGACACGCGTTCCGTCGCGGACCTCGTCGTCGATCGGTTGAGCGCGGCCGGCATTGCCCCCCGCACCGTCCGCAAGGTGCCGGAGAAACCCAACGTCATCGCCGTCGCCGAGGGCAGCGGGCCCGGCCGGCATCTCGTCTTCAACGTCCATCTCGACACCGTGCATCCGGGCGAGGTCGCCGACTGGTCGGTGCCGCTGCACGCTGCGACGCACCGGGACGGCCGGATCTTCGGCCTCGGCGTCGGCAACATGAAGGGCGCGGTGGCGGCCCAGACGCTCGCCTTCGAGCTGCTGGCGGCCCACCCGGACGCCTGGTCCGGTCGCATCACCTTCACGGCCGTCGCCGACGAGACGGTGTTCGGGCCGGATGGGGCCGGCTATCTCCTGGAGACCGAATCGGGACTGATCGGCGACGCCATGATCTGCGGCGAGGGACCCGGCGCGATGGCGCTCGCGCTCGCCGAGAAGGGTCTCCTGTGGCTGGCGCTCGACGCCACCGCGCCGTCTGCCCAGGGCATGCTGGCGCGCCCGCTCTCATCGGCGGTCACCCGCCTCGCCGCGGCGATCGCCGAGATCGACCGCTGGAACGACACGACGGCGGCACCGCCTGCCGAGATCGCCGCGGTCGCGGACCATCCCGAGCGGGACGGCCTTCGTCTCTCGGTCAACACCGGCACCATCGCGGGCGGCCGTTTCGTCAGCCAGTCGGCGACCCGGGCCACCGCGGAGATCGATTTCCGCATCCCGCCGGGCCTGACCATCGCCGACATCGAGGCCCGCGTCGACGCGGTGATCGGGCGGATCGAAGGCCTGTCGCGCCGGCGCCTGAAGGGCTGGGAGCCGAACTGGACCGCGGCCTCCAGCCCGATCGTCGCCGCCATGGCAGCCGCCCATGGCGCGGTGCGGGGCGAAGCGGCAGTCCCGGTCGTCCGCTTGCCCGCGAGCGATGCCAGCCGCTGGCGCCGGCTCGGCGTGCCGGCGGTCTGCTATGGTCCGCAGGCCGATCGCGTCTCCGGCGTCGACGACTGGGTTCATGCCCGGGACGTCGTCGATTGCGCCAAGATCTACGTGCGCGCTGCGCTCGCCTTCCTGTCCGAACCGACCTGA
- a CDS encoding SDR family NAD(P)-dependent oxidoreductase: MAGLLQDKVALVTGGAQGIGLAVARAFLAEGAAVAIADVRADVLEAAAAGLPGRVLPVALDVTDEAATEMAVARIEADLGPLAIAVPNAGILVLKHGVETGVDEFRRVLDVNLTGAFVTAKVAARRLLAHGKGGRIVFTSSLFGLRGGRENSAYSASKFGMIGVMQSLAAELAPAGILVNAVCPGQMDTEMIRQLFRDRAAIRGVPEAEVRGALEGRIPVGHLGPLDHLAGTYVYLASDLSRYVTGQSITVDGGWQIG, translated from the coding sequence TTGGCGGGACTGTTGCAGGACAAGGTGGCGCTGGTCACCGGCGGCGCGCAGGGGATCGGGCTCGCGGTCGCGCGCGCCTTCCTGGCCGAGGGCGCCGCCGTGGCGATCGCGGACGTGCGCGCCGACGTGCTGGAGGCCGCGGCGGCGGGGCTGCCGGGCCGGGTCCTGCCGGTCGCCCTCGACGTGACCGACGAAGCGGCGACCGAGATGGCGGTCGCGCGGATCGAGGCGGACCTCGGCCCGCTTGCGATCGCGGTGCCCAATGCCGGCATCCTGGTCCTGAAGCACGGGGTCGAAACCGGGGTCGACGAGTTCCGCCGGGTGCTCGACGTGAACCTGACCGGCGCTTTCGTGACCGCCAAGGTCGCGGCCCGGCGCCTGCTGGCGCACGGCAAGGGCGGCCGGATCGTATTCACCTCGTCGCTGTTCGGACTGCGCGGCGGGCGCGAGAACTCGGCCTACTCGGCCTCGAAATTCGGCATGATCGGCGTGATGCAGAGCCTGGCGGCGGAACTCGCGCCGGCCGGGATTCTGGTCAACGCGGTCTGCCCCGGGCAAATGGACACCGAGATGATCCGGCAGCTGTTCCGCGACCGTGCCGCCATCCGCGGCGTGCCGGAAGCGGAAGTCAGGGGCGCGCTCGAGGGCCGGATTCCGGTCGGCCATCTCGGTCCGCTCGATCATCTCGCCGGAACCTACGTGTACCTGGCCTCCGACCTGTCGCGCTACGTCACCGGCCAGTCGATCACCGTGGACGGCGGCTGGCAGATCGGCTGA
- a CDS encoding gamma-glutamyltransferase, which translates to MLLPDPFSSKSRPAVFGIRAAISAAHPLATAAAQAIIEQGGNAADATVAAQAVIGVLIPEAGGVGGDGFFLVRTAPGQVTAINAAGAAPSSGVPEAIRDDGTSVNVPGLVAGWAELARRFGRLPLAQSLAPAIRIARDGMRVRPRLVHTVGQQRARLVRGGAEASVFLTAKAHDLVCQPELAATLSGIARDGADWFYGGPVGAAVAQAVAARGGLMTPGDMAGHQTTVTAPISVAWAGRTVHVQPPMSQGILLAMALNGFEKLGTVPLDRVEHAAVELTEGSFAYRDRCAEGAALLAVDLPVDLDRASGRGGPRGYLHTAGVAVADADGMVISSLFSVFDNFGSAIYVPEGGFVLNNRAGSFTGAPNEVAPGKLPVHTLAPMLMEHDGEAVAISTPGADGQVQTLLQILAATVLQGIDLPSAIDRQRWRSENGKLLIEAGHPAFDTLKALGHAVVEMPYGDIRGGGVVCAGLKGTMPYAVSDFRRENWSGAV; encoded by the coding sequence ATGCTTCTGCCGGATCCCTTTTCCTCCAAGTCCCGCCCGGCCGTGTTCGGCATTCGTGCCGCCATCTCGGCGGCGCATCCACTTGCGACCGCGGCCGCCCAGGCGATCATCGAGCAGGGCGGCAACGCGGCGGATGCCACCGTCGCCGCCCAGGCTGTGATCGGCGTGCTCATCCCCGAGGCCGGCGGCGTCGGCGGCGACGGCTTCTTCCTGGTCCGCACCGCGCCCGGGCAGGTCACCGCGATCAACGCCGCCGGTGCGGCGCCGTCTTCCGGCGTCCCAGAGGCGATCCGCGACGACGGCACGTCCGTCAACGTGCCGGGTCTCGTCGCCGGATGGGCGGAACTCGCCCGCCGCTTCGGCCGCCTGCCGCTCGCCCAGAGCCTCGCACCCGCGATCCGGATCGCACGCGACGGCATGCGCGTCCGGCCGCGTCTCGTCCATACCGTCGGCCAGCAGCGCGCGCGGCTGGTCCGCGGCGGCGCCGAAGCCTCCGTCTTCCTGACTGCCAAGGCGCATGATCTGGTTTGCCAGCCCGAACTTGCCGCCACGCTGTCAGGCATCGCCCGGGACGGCGCCGACTGGTTCTACGGCGGCCCGGTCGGTGCCGCGGTGGCGCAGGCGGTGGCGGCGCGCGGCGGGCTGATGACACCCGGTGACATGGCCGGCCACCAGACGACCGTCACGGCGCCGATCTCGGTCGCCTGGGCGGGGCGGACCGTGCATGTGCAGCCGCCGATGTCGCAGGGCATCCTGCTCGCCATGGCGCTGAACGGTTTCGAGAAGCTCGGCACCGTACCGCTCGACCGCGTGGAACACGCCGCCGTCGAACTGACCGAGGGCTCCTTCGCCTATCGCGACCGCTGCGCGGAGGGCGCGGCCCTGCTTGCCGTCGACCTGCCGGTCGACCTCGACCGGGCCTCCGGCCGCGGCGGGCCGCGCGGCTATCTGCATACGGCCGGGGTCGCGGTCGCGGATGCCGATGGGATGGTGATCTCGTCGCTCTTCTCGGTCTTCGACAATTTCGGGTCCGCCATCTACGTGCCCGAGGGCGGCTTCGTCCTCAACAACCGCGCCGGCAGCTTCACGGGGGCGCCGAACGAGGTTGCGCCCGGCAAGCTTCCGGTCCACACCCTGGCCCCGATGCTGATGGAGCATGACGGCGAGGCGGTCGCGATCTCGACGCCGGGTGCCGACGGCCAGGTGCAGACCCTGCTGCAGATCCTGGCCGCGACGGTGCTGCAGGGGATCGACCTGCCCAGCGCGATCGACCGCCAGCGCTGGCGGTCGGAGAACGGCAAGCTGCTCATCGAAGCCGGCCATCCCGCCTTCGACACCCTGAAGGCACTCGGGCATGCGGTCGTGGAGATGCCCTATGGCGACATCCGTGGCGGCGGGGTCGTCTGCGCGGGCCTCAAGGGAACCATGCCCTACGCGGTCTCGGACTTCCGGCGCGAGAACTGGAGCGGCGCCGTCTGA
- a CDS encoding acetoin dehydrogenase dihydrolipoyllysine-residue acetyltransferase subunit has product MSAAVTPVRMPRYGMTMTEGAVARWLVAPGEAVAAGQDLAEIETTKITNVETAAAAGVLRRAVVEAGRIVPVGTLIGVIADAGVPDAEIDAVVAAQAEWVVEAADTDAGPVDEVVTVGALSIALRRTPGAGPSDAVPVVLIHGFGGDRDNWMFVESQLAAERPVLALDLPGHGASGTEIGDGTLKTLAGAVTGLIDALNLPRAHLVGHSLGGAVALAAAAARPEAVASLSLLAPVGFGPEIDGGYIAGFLAAERRKDLKDILGRLFANADAVERRMIDDVLRMKRRDGVPEALAAIAAAVFPDGRQAVDLRAEAASLACPVAVIWGEADRIVPIAHAAGLPAGVATSRIAGAGHMPQLEAPAEVVRALRDCFARAGV; this is encoded by the coding sequence ATGAGCGCCGCCGTGACGCCGGTCCGCATGCCGCGCTACGGCATGACCATGACGGAGGGGGCCGTGGCCCGCTGGCTGGTGGCGCCGGGCGAGGCGGTCGCCGCGGGTCAGGATCTGGCGGAGATCGAGACGACCAAGATCACCAATGTGGAGACGGCCGCCGCCGCGGGCGTATTGCGCCGCGCCGTCGTCGAGGCGGGACGGATCGTGCCCGTCGGCACGCTGATCGGCGTGATCGCGGACGCCGGCGTCCCGGACGCCGAGATCGACGCGGTCGTGGCGGCGCAGGCCGAATGGGTCGTCGAGGCAGCCGACACGGATGCAGGCCCGGTCGACGAGGTCGTCACGGTCGGCGCCCTGTCGATCGCCCTGCGCCGCACGCCGGGGGCGGGGCCCTCCGACGCCGTACCGGTGGTGCTGATCCATGGCTTCGGCGGCGACCGCGACAACTGGATGTTCGTCGAAAGCCAACTCGCCGCGGAGCGCCCGGTCCTGGCGCTCGATCTGCCTGGCCACGGCGCCTCCGGCACCGAGATCGGCGACGGCACGCTGAAGACGCTGGCCGGGGCGGTAACGGGCCTGATTGACGCCCTCAACCTGCCGCGCGCGCATCTCGTCGGCCATTCGCTCGGCGGCGCCGTCGCGCTCGCTGCTGCGGCCGCACGGCCGGAGGCGGTCGCCTCGCTGTCGCTTCTGGCGCCGGTCGGCTTCGGACCCGAGATCGACGGCGGCTACATCGCCGGCTTCCTGGCGGCCGAGCGGCGCAAGGATTTGAAGGACATCCTCGGACGGCTCTTCGCCAATGCCGACGCGGTCGAGCGCCGGATGATCGACGACGTGCTGCGCATGAAGCGCCGCGACGGCGTCCCCGAGGCGCTCGCGGCGATCGCCGCCGCCGTGTTTCCCGACGGGCGGCAGGCCGTGGACCTGCGCGCCGAAGCCGCGTCGCTGGCCTGTCCGGTCGCCGTCATCTGGGGCGAGGCGGATCGGATCGTCCCGATCGCCCACGCCGCCGGTCTGCCGGCAGGAGTTGCGACGAGCCGGATCGCCGGTGCCGGCCACATGCCGCAGCTCGAAGCGCCCGCGGAGGTCGTCCGCGCACTGCGGGACTGTTTTGCGCGCGCGGGGGTCTGA
- a CDS encoding VOC family protein: MTPSTAARGIPGLAGLDHVGLTVPDLEAAVVFFVEVIGADFVYAGDAIGGRPEDEAFMAEALDVDPKATCRYSFLRCRNGLNLELFEYTAPDQVRTRPRNSDWGGHHIALYVDDIHAAVAHLKAHGVRILGEPMAITTGNSAGASWVYFLAPWGLQMELCSAPRGKAYEADAPVRLWHPKRPAE, from the coding sequence ATGACCCCGTCGACTGCCGCCCGCGGCATCCCCGGCCTGGCCGGGCTTGACCATGTCGGCCTGACCGTCCCCGACCTGGAAGCGGCCGTGGTCTTCTTCGTCGAGGTGATCGGCGCCGACTTCGTCTATGCGGGCGACGCCATCGGCGGGCGGCCCGAGGACGAGGCCTTCATGGCCGAGGCGCTCGACGTCGACCCGAAGGCGACCTGCCGCTATTCCTTCCTGCGCTGCCGGAACGGTCTCAACCTCGAGCTCTTCGAATACACCGCCCCCGACCAGGTCCGCACGCGGCCGCGCAACAGCGATTGGGGCGGCCACCACATCGCCCTCTATGTCGACGACATCCATGCCGCCGTCGCCCATCTGAAGGCCCATGGCGTCCGCATCCTCGGCGAACCGATGGCGATCACGACGGGCAACTCGGCCGGCGCGTCCTGGGTCTATTTCCTCGCGCCATGGGGCCTGCAGATGGAGCTCTGCTCGGCGCCGCGCGGCAAGGCCTACGAGGCCGACGCGCCGGTCCGCCTCTGGCACCCGAAGCGGCCGGCGGAGTGA
- a CDS encoding GMC family oxidoreductase: MVETTDVLIVGAGLSGAVVARRLAEAGIAVTCLEQGGRHDREDYRGRHDDVEVAGLGPWHAHPNRRGRREDTPVDDTDAEMKPQLFHGVGGSTILYGAHWMRFLPSDFRVRSLDGVADDWPIDYFELDPFYDRIDRDFGASGLVGDPAYPPRADYPLPQLPVGAWGTKVAAAHQRLGWHWWPGSNSIASRPYDGRRPCVQRSTCGYGCNEGAKASVDLTHWPRAEALGARVLDHARVAEITLDAAGRADGVVYVRHGERRRIRAALVILAANALGSARLLLLSRSGRNPDGLAARSGQVGRRLMMHPFGRVVGFFDEPMQSWQGHWGQSLYSMEFAESDPSRGFVRGAKWNLGPSGGPLSAALFPWRDGRRWGDAVHDHVAAWLGRTAIWGLSCEDLPDPENRVELHPTLTDSDGLPAPRLVYRVSEDCHRMLAFNTAKAEQSLREAGAYRTEATGLIPDLGWHLLGTARMGDDPETSVVDRWNRVHDVPNLMIVDGSTFVTGSSVNPALTTAALALRAAERLVAGRRDIRSAA; encoded by the coding sequence ATGGTGGAAACGACCGATGTCCTGATCGTCGGCGCCGGGCTGTCCGGGGCCGTGGTCGCCCGCCGCCTCGCCGAGGCCGGGATCGCCGTGACGTGCCTGGAACAGGGCGGGCGCCACGACCGCGAGGACTATCGCGGCCGCCACGACGACGTCGAGGTGGCGGGGCTCGGCCCCTGGCATGCCCATCCCAACCGCCGGGGACGGCGGGAGGACACGCCCGTCGACGACACCGACGCGGAGATGAAGCCGCAGCTCTTCCACGGCGTCGGCGGCTCGACCATCCTGTACGGCGCCCACTGGATGCGCTTCCTGCCGTCCGATTTTCGGGTGCGGTCGCTCGACGGCGTCGCCGACGACTGGCCGATCGACTATTTCGAGCTCGATCCCTTCTATGATCGCATCGACCGCGACTTCGGCGCCTCGGGCCTCGTCGGCGACCCGGCCTATCCGCCGCGTGCGGACTACCCGCTACCTCAGCTGCCCGTCGGCGCCTGGGGCACGAAGGTCGCCGCGGCCCATCAGCGCCTCGGCTGGCACTGGTGGCCCGGCTCCAATTCGATCGCATCGCGCCCCTATGACGGGCGACGGCCCTGCGTGCAGCGCTCGACCTGCGGCTACGGCTGCAACGAGGGCGCCAAGGCCTCCGTGGACCTGACCCACTGGCCGCGCGCGGAAGCGCTCGGCGCGCGTGTGCTCGATCATGCCCGTGTCGCCGAGATCACGCTCGACGCAGCCGGCCGGGCAGACGGCGTCGTCTATGTGCGCCACGGCGAGCGCCGCCGGATCCGCGCGGCGCTCGTGATCCTCGCCGCCAACGCGCTCGGCAGCGCGCGCCTGCTCCTGCTGTCGCGCTCCGGCCGCAACCCGGACGGCCTGGCGGCCCGCTCCGGCCAGGTCGGCCGGCGGCTGATGATGCACCCGTTCGGGCGGGTCGTCGGCTTCTTCGACGAACCGATGCAGAGCTGGCAGGGCCACTGGGGCCAGAGCCTCTATTCGATGGAATTCGCCGAATCCGATCCGTCCCGCGGCTTCGTGCGCGGCGCGAAATGGAATCTCGGCCCGTCCGGCGGCCCGCTCTCGGCGGCGCTGTTTCCCTGGCGCGACGGCCGGCGCTGGGGCGATGCCGTCCACGACCATGTCGCCGCCTGGCTCGGCCGGACGGCGATCTGGGGGCTGTCCTGCGAGGACCTGCCCGATCCGGAAAACCGCGTCGAACTCCATCCGACCCTGACCGATTCCGACGGGCTGCCGGCGCCGCGGCTGGTCTATCGCGTCTCGGAGGACTGCCACAGGATGCTGGCCTTCAACACCGCCAAGGCGGAGCAATCGCTGCGCGAGGCGGGCGCCTACCGGACCGAGGCGACCGGCCTGATCCCGGATCTCGGCTGGCACCTGCTCGGAACCGCCCGCATGGGCGACGACCCGGAGACCTCGGTGGTCGACCGCTGGAACCGCGTCCACGACGTGCCCAACCTGATGATCGTCGACGGCAGCACCTTCGTGACCGGCTCCTCGGTCAATCCCGCGCTGACCACCGCGGCCCTCGCGCTGCGGGCGGCCGAAAGGCTGGTCGCCGGGCGCCGCGACATTCGGAGTGCGGCATGA